The following is a genomic window from Actinomycetes bacterium.
ACGCCGCACATCCGCTCGTGGGTGTAGTGGGCCTCCTCGCTGAAGGCGACCGCCTTGCCCGGGTGGAGCTGCCTGGCCACCCAGAGGGCCTCGAGGTTGGCGATCGTGCCGCTCGAGGTGAGGTGGCCGAGCGCGCCGGCCGGGAGCCGGAACATCGCCGCCAGGTCGGCCACGACCTCCTTCTCCATCGCGCCGGTGGCCGGGCCGCCGTCGAGGGCGTGGTTGTTGGGGTTGATGAGCATCGCGGCCAGGTAGCCGGCCACGGCCACCGGGTGCGCGGGCTTCAGCATCTGCCCGGCGTACCTGGGGTGGAAGAACGGGTAGTTGTCCTCGAGCCGCCGGGTGTACTCCTCCCAGGCGGCGCCCAGGCGGGCGGCGTCGACGGCCAGGGCGGGATGGCGCTCGAAGGACTCGAAGCTCCCCTCCCACGACTCCCCGAACCGGAGCGCGGCGGCCACCGCGTCGTTCAGGTCCATGCGCCGCGGAGTGTCGTTCAGGTCCATGCGCCGCGAGGTCAGGAGCGGGCCTCGGCCAGCCAGTCGGCCAGGGTGCGGCCGGCCAGGCGCTCGTAGGCCTCGCGGTACCTGGCCGCGGTGCCCGCGATCACGTCGGGGGGCAGGGGCGGTCCGGGCGGGGTCTTGTCCCACGGCTGGACCTCGAGCCAGTCGCGCACGTACTGCTTGTCGAACGAGGGCGGCGACTGCCCCGGCTCCCAGGCCCCGGCCGGCCAGAAGCGCGACGAGTCGGGGGTGAGCACCTCGTCGGCCAGCACCACCTCGCCGTCGGCCAGGCCGAACTCGAGCTTGGTGTCGGCCAGCAGGATGCCCCGGCGGGCTGCGTGCTCGGCCCCGCGCCGGTAGACCTCGACGGTGAGCTGGTGGAGCCGGCTGGTCAGCTCGGCGCCGACCAGCGCGGCCATGCGGGCCTCCGAGATGTTCTCGTCGTGGCCGGTGACCGCCTTGGTCGCCGGGGTGAACAGCGGGCTGGGCAGCCGCTCGGACTCGCGCAGGCCCGTGGGGAGCGGGATGCCGCAGACGGTGCCACCCGCCTGGTAGTCCTTCCAGCCCGACCCGGCCAGGTAGCCGCGGGCCACGCACTCGATCGGGACCATCTCGAGCTGTCGCACCAGCATCGCCCGGCCGGCCAGGTGCCTCGCGCCGGGGGGCAGCTCGGAGGCGCGCCAGCCGACCAGGTGGTTGCCGACCAGGTCGGCGAGCTGCTCGAGCCAGAACTGGGTGAGCGCGGTGAGCACCACCCCCTTGCCGGGCACCGGGTCGTCGAGCACGACGTCGAACGCGGAGATGCGGTCGGAGGCGACCAGCAGCAGGTGGCCGGCGTCGGCCTCGTAGAGGTCGCGCACCTTGCCGGAGGCGAGGTGGCGAAGGCCGTCAGGCTCGAGGGCGGTGCTCATGGCGCTCCTCCTTTGAATGCCTGGTCCTGGGTGCGCCCGCCCTGGTCCCGGATCGCCTCCAGACGGTCGAAGATGGGGTCGGCGTGGGCGACGAACCGGGCCGGGTCGAGGGCCGCGTCGAGGGCCGCTCCGCTCTCCCCGGCTCCGGTCTCCCCGAACGCGTCTGCAACGCCCGCCTCGGCGAGCAGCAGGTCGCGGAACCCGCCCTTGCCCTCCCAGGCCGCCATCGCCGCCCGCTGCACCGCGGCGTACGCGTCCTCCCTGGTCCAGCCCTTGTCGACCAGGGCGAGCAAGGCGGCCGAGGAGCCGGCCAGCCCGCCGGACGCCTCGAGGTTGGCGCGCATGCGCTCTGGGAACACCCGCAGGCCGGCCACCAGCCAGGCTGCCCGTTCCAGGCCGTAGTCGAGCACGCAGCAGGCGTCCGGGAGCACCACCCGCTCCACCGAGGAGTGGGAGATGTCACGCTCGTGCCACAGGGCGACGTCCTCGAGCCCGCTCGCGGCGTAGCCGCGGAGCAGCCGGGCCACGCCGGTGAGGCGCTCGGCCACGACCGGGTTGCGCTTGTGGGGCATGGCCGACGAGCCCTTCTGGCCCTCCGCGAACGGCTCCTCCACCTCCCGGACCTCGGTGCGCTGCAGGTGCCGGACCTCGACCGCGAGCCGCTCCAGGTTCGCCCCGGCGACCGCCAGGACGGCGAGCAGCTCGGCGTGGCGGTCGCGCGCCACCACCTGGGTCGGTGCCGGCTCCGGACGGAGCCCCAGGTCGGCCAGGACCTCGGCCTCCACGTCGGGTGGCAGGTTCGAGTAGGTTCCGACCGCCCCGGAGACCGTCCCCAC
Proteins encoded in this region:
- a CDS encoding phosphoribosylaminoimidazolesuccinocarboxamide synthase, which produces MSTALEPDGLRHLASGKVRDLYEADAGHLLLVASDRISAFDVVLDDPVPGKGVVLTALTQFWLEQLADLVGNHLVGWRASELPPGARHLAGRAMLVRQLEMVPIECVARGYLAGSGWKDYQAGGTVCGIPLPTGLRESERLPSPLFTPATKAVTGHDENISEARMAALVGAELTSRLHQLTVEVYRRGAEHAARRGILLADTKLEFGLADGEVVLADEVLTPDSSRFWPAGAWEPGQSPPSFDKQYVRDWLEVQPWDKTPPGPPLPPDVIAGTAARYREAYERLAGRTLADWLAEARS
- the purB gene encoding adenylosuccinate lyase, yielding MIPRYVLPEMGAVWSEAERFRLFAQVEVAVVRARARRGLVPAEDLAAVELAPPPPPERVHELDGQLHHDTLAFLTAYGEGIGPAARHVHYGMTSSDLLDTALGLQLTRACDLLMSRLDRLVEALRDRALEHRDTLCLGRTHGVAAEPTTFGLKLAGHAFAFDRDRRRLAAAREAVAVGTVSGAVGTYSNLPPDVEAEVLADLGLRPEPAPTQVVARDRHAELLAVLAVAGANLERLAVEVRHLQRTEVREVEEPFAEGQKGSSAMPHKRNPVVAERLTGVARLLRGYAASGLEDVALWHERDISHSSVERVVLPDACCVLDYGLERAAWLVAGLRVFPERMRANLEASGGLAGSSAALLALVDKGWTREDAYAAVQRAAMAAWEGKGGFRDLLLAEAGVADAFGETGAGESGAALDAALDPARFVAHADPIFDRLEAIRDQGGRTQDQAFKGGAP